In one window of Hyla sarda isolate aHylSar1 chromosome 1, aHylSar1.hap1, whole genome shotgun sequence DNA:
- the LOC130323567 gene encoding uncharacterized protein LOC130323567: protein MQNPENSTLTVNPQCSYKEEDTLPRSRSRCTTLSRASSQTNLTSVSADASRFKRHSSRHSSTTNLSSASAIATKARAKAEAACAMASYAKQEAELMKEQAEVQASLHLLQQQKNAAAALAEAEVLTRAAEAQFADIETQMSPLSASQRTREYIQSQATMYTDQQFNYAPRPSISNFDTMQHCKTELEPQGRKSSGRMLRDQSANLTRVQTDADVLPPQANTSLDYSRKTYNRGEQSRLSQLPDQPYQPQPYPEFTPRKYSPDAARATEVARFLMRREIVSAGLMKFDDRPENYWAWKSSFLSGTQDLDLTDREKLDLLVKWLGPESTEQAQRIRSVHVHDAAAGLAMVWRRLEHCYGSPEVIEDALLKRIENYPRMTNKDNQKLRGFGDLLLEIEAAKSSGHLPGLSYLDTARGVDPIIEKLPFNLQERWVTQASRYKKEHRVAFPPFAFLAEFIVDQAETRNDPSFAFLNKRTASSPKVEQKHPTPYKERRATVSVRKTEVSPESAVNQEDNTSKKVEEPDKICLIHNKPHPLRKCRSFRSKTLEERKAYLKDNHICFRCCASIQHLAKDCTKTIKCTECNSDKHLSALHPGPSPWKQEVPATQEDHGGEQGESTTPAVTSKCTEICTEQGRPRSCSKICLVKVYPAGFREKAIKMYTVLDEQSNRSLAKTEFFDLFGDKGSPTPYTLKTCSGVVETTGRRANNYIIESLDGKTKVTLPTLIECDEIPDDRSEIPTPEVARHHPHLVRIADQIPALDPDAAIILLLGRDILGLHKVREQYNGPHNAPFAQRLDLGWVIVGEVCLDGLHKPEKVNVYRTHLLQNGRTSCLCPCTNSLHIKERLVNPTHHRSIQRCMEDLASTGDTDELGCKVFERTRDDDKLAPSVEDTLFLEIMDREVYRDKSGSWVAPLPFRSPRHRLPDNKVQAEKRFTSLQHMLQRKPNMKKHFQAFMQKIFDNDQAERAPPLQENQEHWYLPIFGVYHPQKPGQIRVVFDSSAKHQGISLNDVLLSGPDLNNTLLGVLIRFRKELVAVTADVQQMFYCFLVREDHRDYLRFLWYADNDFNKEITEYRMKVHVFGNSPSPAVAIYNLRRAAQQGERHGQEATQFVMKNFYVDDGLASFSSNEEAINVLKSTREMLAESNIRLNKVASNSNRVMEAFPMEDRAKDLKDLDLGTESPPLQRSLGISWDLKTDSFTFRVSREEKPFTKRGVLSTVNSLYDPLGFVAPIIMQGKALLRQITTEQEQSDWDIPLPEEKEMQWKLWKDSLLELEQLNIPRPYVSVSLSATKRREICIFSDASTMAIASVAYLRVIDTEGQSHVGFLMGKSKLAPRPSHTVPRLELCAAVLAVEMADMITTELDIEIHTINFYTDSKIVLGYIHNASRRFYTYVANRVTRIRKSTSPEQWHHISTDKNPADHGTRLVPAAALKQTNWFVGPSFLRKPETKETTQVETFQLIEPDQDKEVRPQVTVCRTIVTRDSLGAHRFERFSSWKSLTRAIGKLKVMIIRCIQQEVFKEEIQGLLKTEEISQHNSLKDLYTKQRKQVQSLADIFWKRWRQEYLVIFQPRKKWQDDKPNLQVGDFVLLKDSQAHRNEWPIGLIVGTDPSSDARVRKVEVRIVRQGIPKVYARPISEVVLLLSKG, encoded by the coding sequence atgcagaacccagagaacagcactctgacagttaaccctcaatgctcctataaagaggaagacaccttgccaagaagtagatctaggtgcacaacattgtctagagcgtccagtcaaacaaatctaacttcggttagcgccgatgcatcaagatttaaacgccatagttctagacactcaagcaccaccaacctgtcatccgctagcgccatagcaactaaggcaagagcgaaagcagaggcagcttgtgcaatggcgtcctatgcaaagcaggaagctgaattgatgaaagaacaagctgaagtgcaagcatctttacacttactgcaacagcagaaaaacgctgcagcagccttagccgaggcagaagttctcacaagggctgccgaagctcagttcgctgacatagaaacccagatgtcacccctcagcgcaagccaacgtacccgtgagtacatacagtcacaagcAACCATGTACACTGACCAGCAGTTCAATTATGCACCAAGACCATCAATAAGCAACTTTGATACTATGCAACACTGCAAGACTGAATTAGAACCTCAGGGTAGGAAGTCAAGTGGTCGCATGCTCAGAGACCAATCTGCCAACCTGACAAGAGTGCAAACGGATGCTGATGTACTCCCTCCTCAAGCAAATACAAGTCTGGATTATAGCAGAAAGACTTACaatagaggagaacaaagcaGACTTAGTCAATTACCTGATCAGCCTTACCAGCCGCAGCCATACCCTGAGTTTACACCCAGGAAGTATTCACCAGATGCAGCAAGAGCTACAGAGGTAGCAAGATTCCTGATGCGCCGTGAGATAGTGAGCGCTGGTCTCATGAAATTCGACGACCGTCCAGAAAACTACTGGGCCTGGAAGTCATCTTTCCTAAGCGGTACCCAAGACTtagatctgacagacagagaaaagcttgatctgctcgtcaaatggctaggaccagagtccactgagcaagcccaaagaatcagatcagtacatgttcatgacgcagcagcaggacttgcaatggtgtggaggagactagaacactgctatgggtcacctgaagtgattgaagatgctcttctgaagaggatagaaaactatccaagaatgacaaacaaagacaatcaaaagctgagagggtttggggacctactcttagaaatagaagccgctaagtctagtggacatctgccaggtctctcatacttagatacagcacgtggagttgatcccataatcgagaaacttcctttcaacttgcaggaaaggtgggtcactcaagcatcaagatacaagaaagaacatcgagtcgcatttccaccatttgccttccttgctgaattcatcgtagaccaagctgaaacacgcaatgatccaagctttgctttcctgaacaagagaactgcaagctccccaaaggtagagcaaaaacatccaacgccttacaaagaacgcagagcaacagtttctgtacggaagacagaagtctcgcctgagtctgcagtcaatcaggaagacaacacaagtaagaaagttgaggagccagacaaaatatgtctcatccacaacaagcctcatccactaagaaaatgtcgcagtttcagaagtaagacgttagaagagcgcaaagcttaccttaaagacaatcacatttgtttcagatgttgcgcttcaattcagcatcttgcaaaagactgtacaaaaacaataaaatgcacagagtgcaacagtgacaaacacctgtcagcactgcacccaggaccatcaccatggaaacaagaagttccagcaactcaagaagatcatggtggggagcaaggcgagagtacaacgccagcagtaacctcaaagtgtactgagatctgtacagagcagggccgccccagatcatgttccaagatatgcttagtcaaggtgtatcctgcaggcttcagagaaaaagcaatcaagatgtacacagtcttggatgaacagagtaacagatctctggcaaaaacagagttctttgacctcttcggtgacaaaggaagtccaactccatacaccctgaagacttgttctggagttgtagagacaacagggagaagagcaaacaactacatcattgagtcattagatggaaagacaaaggtgactcttcctaccctcatagaatgtgatgagataccagacgacaggtcagagatccccacacctgaagttgctcgtcatcacccccatctggtgcgaatagcagaccagataccagcactagatccagatgctgcaatcatccttctacttgggagagatatcctcggactgcacaaagtcagagaacagtacaatgggccacacaatgcaccatttgcacaacgccttgatctcggatgggtcatcgttggagaagtatgtctagacggactccacaaaccagaaaaggtaaatgtctacagaacacatctgttacagaatggtcgtacatcttgtctttgcccatgtaccaacagtctacacattaaagagagacttgtaaacccaacacatcatcggagtatccagaggtgcatggaagacttagcctcaactggagatacagatgaactgggctgtaaggtgtttgaaagaacacgagatgacgacaagctagcaccctcggtggaagatactctcttccttgagatcatggacagagaagtctacagagacaaatcaggcagctgggtagcccctctacccttccggtcaccacgccatcgccttcctgacaacaaagtacaagcagagaaacgcttcacctcgttacagcacatgctacaaagaaagccaaatatgaagaaacacttccaagccttcatgcagaagatctttgataacgatcaagctgaaagggcaccaccactacaagagaaccAAGAACACTGGTACTTACCAATATTTGGGGTGTACCATCCTCAGAAACCAGGCCAGATACGCGTAGTATTTGACTCTAGTGCGAAACACCAAGGCATCTCACtaaatgatgtccttctcagcggacctgacctgaacaacacactccttggagtactcatcaggttcagaaaagaactcgtagcagtgacagcagacgtacaacagatgttctactgtttccttgttcgtgaagatcacagagactacttaaggttcctgtggtatgcagacaatgactttaacaaagaaatcacagagtacaggatgaaggtacatgtgtttggaaacagtccttctccagctgtagctatctacaacctgagacgagcagcacagcaaggtgaaagacatggtcaagaagccacacagttcgtcatgaagaacttctacgtagatgatggacttgcttctttctccagcaacgaagaagctatcaacgtcctgaaaagtacaagagaaatgttggcagaatccaacataagactgaacaaggtagcttccaacagcaacagagtcatggaagcatttccaatggaagaccgtgctaaagacctcaaagacttggatctaggaacagaatcaccacccttgcaaagaagtcttgggattagttgggacctgaagactgacagtttcaccttcagggtctccagagaagagaagccattcacaaaaagaggtgtcctatctacagtcaacagtctttacgaccccctggggttcgtagcacccatcatcatgcaaggcaaagctcttttgagacagatcactactgagcaagaacaaagtgactgggacatacctctacctgaagagaaggaaatgcagtggaagttgtggaaagactcattgttagagcttgaacaactcaacatccctagaccatacgtatctgtttccttgtctgctacaaagagaagagaaatatgcatattctctgacgcctccactatggctatcgcatctgtcgcctaccttagggtaatagacactgagggacaaagccatgtcgggttcctcatgggaaaatctaagctggctcccagaccgtctcacactgtcccacgtctagaactttgtgctgctgtcttagctgtagagatggcagacatgattacaacagaactggacatcgagatccatacaattaacttttatacagacagcaagattgtgttaggatatattcacaatgcttcaagaagattttatacatacgtggccaacagagtgacacgtatcagaaagtctacaagtccagaacagtggcatcacatcagcacagacaagaacccagctgatcatgggacgagactagtgccagccgctgcgctcaagcaaactaactggttcgtaggtccatcctttcttcgtaaaccagaaaccaaagaaactactcaggtagagacctttcagctcatagaaccagatcaagacaaagagGTAAGACCTCAAGTGACAGTTTGTAGGACTATAGTTACAAGAGACAGTCTGGGCGCTCATAGATTTGAAAGGTTTTCCAGCTGGAAGTCGCTGACCCGTGCAATCGGAAAACTTAAGGTCATGATCATCAGATGCATCCAGCAGGaagtctttaaagaagaaatccaaggcCTTCTGAAAACGGAAGAGATTTCTCAACACAATTCGCTCAAGGACTTGTACACCAAGCAAAGGAAACAAGTTCAAAGTCTTGCGGACATTTTCTGGAAGAGGTGGAGACAGGAATACCTGGTGATATTCCAGCCACGCAAGAAATGGCAAGATGACAAGCCCAATTTACAAGTTGGAGACTTTGTCCTACTGAAAGACTCTCAGGCCCACAGGAACGAGTGgcctattggactcattgtggggactgatcctagtagtgatgctagagttagaaaggttgaagttaggattgttagacagggcattcccaaagtgtatgcaaggccaatttctgaagtagttttacttctgtccaagggttag
- the LOC130323755 gene encoding vomeronasal type-1 receptor 96-like, protein MILSAPDIVSLTIYFSAVFGTIANLVLIFAFVSNALKNKVFQPLDKIIVNMAVVNLLLCCYKEIPGLLIFFNAKVFGPAGCRFLLYFYHTLRLISIWSVANLSFLHLIKIRRPGHSWSKFIHRHQAQYVNWSLAGCWVISITFHMPYLLYPESLGFRNKSNIMMTSTNCIGPSHSELLRVLTYATVSVDFLLIILVVLLNWFIIDLICRHRRQVRDTMTVRRGWNKHTAQATKILLSLLSLYVICWISSDVVWIAIVSGLMANDYENDMLSALYGILSSIYYSVSSCIMVFGYRQVKDYLTESGNCCQLGRTPTTVQSLEQQQ, encoded by the coding sequence ATGATATTAAGTGCTCCGGATATTGTTTCTCTCACTATTTATTTTTCTGCTGTTTTTGGGACGATTGCGAATTTGGTTCTTATCTTTGCCTTCGTAAGCAATGCCTTGAAAAACAAAGTGTTTCAGCCTCTGGATAAGATTATTGTGAACATGGCCGTGGTCAACCTTCTGTTGTGCTGTTACAAGGAGATCCCTGGGCTCCTCATATTCTTCAATGCCAAAGTTTTTGGGCCGGCGGGATGTAGGTTCTTGCTTTACTTTTACCACACTCTTCGCTTGATCAGTATATGGTCGGTGGCGAATCTCAGCTTCCTTCATCTCATCAAGATACGGAGACCCGGCCATAGTTGGTCAAAGTTCATCCATCGGCATCAAGCGCAGTATGTCAACTGGTCACTGGCTGGGTGTTGGGTCATAAGCATCACTTTCCATATGCCGTACCTTCTATATCCTGAGTCTTTGGGGTTTCGTAATAAGAGCAACATCATGATGACAAGTACCAACTGCATTGGCCCGTCTCACAGCGAACTGTTGAGGGTCCTCACTTATGCCACGGTGAGTGTGGACTTTTTGTTGATCATCTTGGTGGTTCTTCTAAACTGGTTTATAATAGACTTAATATGTAGACACAGGAGGCAAGTACGGGACACCATGACTGTAAGACGAGGCTGGAACAAACACACAGCTCAGGCAACAAAGATCCTACTGTCCCTTCTGTCCCTGTACGTCATCTGCTGGATCTCCAGTGATGTGGTCTGGATAGCCATAGTCTCGGGGCTTATGGCGAATGACTATGAAAATGACATGCTCTCGGCTCTGTATGGCATCTTGTCCTCTATATACTACTCAGTTAGCTCATGTATTATGGTCTTTGGCTACAGACAAGTAAAAGATTATTTAACTGAATCTGGAAACTGCTGTCAATTGGGCCGAACCCCCACCACGGTCCAGAGCTTGGAACAGCAACAATGA